A region of Syntrophorhabdales bacterium DNA encodes the following proteins:
- a CDS encoding flavin reductase family protein, with amino-acid sequence MINKKMKVSHIMPCSVNLLTVASKTEREAMTAGAMFISEDPPLFVVSIQKDIRAHRLIEETGQFVLNVASTEQVKLAKKLGHQKAKDKFKDFGIEIEKAATVKAPIIKSSFASIECKVITSYPAGNFTVYVVEAGDFTRNKDVSPMVWDMDRYYALGEELR; translated from the coding sequence ATGATTAATAAGAAGATGAAAGTAAGTCACATCATGCCCTGTTCAGTGAATCTTTTGACAGTAGCTTCGAAAACTGAACGCGAAGCCATGACAGCAGGAGCAATGTTCATCTCCGAGGACCCGCCTCTCTTCGTTGTCAGTATCCAGAAAGATATTCGGGCCCATCGTCTGATTGAGGAGACCGGCCAGTTTGTCCTGAATGTTGCATCTACTGAGCAGGTGAAACTTGCCAAGAAACTCGGCCACCAGAAGGCGAAAGACAAGTTTAAGGACTTTGGCATAGAGATCGAGAAAGCCGCCACGGTGAAAGCGCCAATCATCAAGAGCTCCTTTGCGAGCATAGAGTGCAAAGTCATTACGTCTTACCCGGCCGGCAACTTTACGGTTTACGTTGTTGAGGCTGGTGATTTCACTAGAAACAAGGACGTGTCCCCCATGGTGTGGGATATGGACCGGTACTATGCTCTCGGTGAAGAACTGCGGTAG